Proteins co-encoded in one Gossypium arboreum isolate Shixiya-1 chromosome 11, ASM2569848v2, whole genome shotgun sequence genomic window:
- the LOC108471363 gene encoding uncharacterized protein LOC108471363 — translation MTPDRITLQNMEKKPNENFRQYAQMWREVAMQVQPPLLEKETTMLFINTLKAPFITHMIGSTTKSFANIVMAGEMIENAIRGGKIEGEAAKRWAPRRKDNEVNNTSSFNSKAVTVGQSKVAAVGQQGFQRQESGTRHEMMQFTPIPVTYHELYQSLYDVHAIAPFHLKPLQPLYPKWYDANARCEYHAGISMHSIENCTGFKKVVERLIKIGVVKFDNTPNTKNAFPNHDNQGVNAIGEASERRMKENVAEVRMPMKVIWEEMMKRGMITSKGERERTRNYCEFHGEEGHETQNCEEFRALVQGCIDKKELQILKGNNKVGAQTVPKVIIHKPVSFPYKDNKRVPWSYNCQVIMPEKEDIASASKKAQGEGYHTRSGKRYDALGVREKPTNSVSMERKKEAKLPIKEPIKEEEAKEFLKFLKHSEYSMVEQLRRQPARISVLALLLSSEAHREALMKVLNETYVTHDISVNKLDRLVNNISADNFIYFNDDEIPRGGRGSTKALHITTRCKGYTLPSVLIDNGSALNVLPWSTLNRLPIDDSHMKTCQNVVRAFNGTERKVMGRIDIPLKIGPNIYEVDFLVMDIKPSYNCLLGRPWIHSAGAVPSREEVSGAEHSKSYEDDSTNDGRKGSLTKKEDFEDVQDCDVSLDLLRMVKQEEKQIMPHEKEAIENVSLEEGKEVKIGMHIVEDTRQGLIELLREFKDILA, via the exons atgactcCTGATAGGATCACTctgcaaaacatggagaagaagcctaatgaaaattttaggcaatatgcgcAGATGTGGAGAGAGGTGGCAATGCAGGTTCAACCACCACTGCTAGAGAAGGAGACCACCATGTTATTCATCAACACTCTGAAAGCTCCATTCattactcacatgattggaagcactaCCAAAAGCTTTGCAAACATAGTCATGGCAGGGGAAATGATCGAGAATGCTATAAGGGGTGGCAAAATCGAGGGGGAAGCGGCCAAAAGATGGGCTCCAAGGAGAAAAGACAATGAGGTGAACAACACAAGTAGCTTCAACTCAAAGGCAGTCACAGTTGGTCAATCTAAAGTAGCTGCGGTTGGACAACAAGGTTTTCAAAGGCAGGAATCAGGCACAAGACACGAGATGATGCAATTCACacctatccctgtgacgtatcATGAGCTTTATCAAAGTCTATACGATGTACATGCTATTGCTCCTTTCCACTTGAAACCATTACAGCCTCtatatcctaaatggtatgatgcaaacgcTAGATGCGAGTACCACGCTGGAATATCAATGCACTCAATTGAAAATTGTACCGGATTCAAAAAGGTCGTGGAGAGGTTGATCAAGATAGGGGTTGTGAAATTTGACAATACCCCAAATACTAAAAACGCTTTTCCAAATCATgacaatcaaggagtgaatgccattggcGAAGCTAGTGAAAGAAGGATGAAGGAAAATGTTGCTGAGGTAAGGATGCCTATGAAGGTAATTTGGGAGGAAATGATGAAGAGAGGGATGATAACCTCTAAGGGTGAAAGAGAAAGAACGAgaaactactgtgagttccatggAGAGGAGGGTCATGAGACCCAAAATTGTGAAGAATTCAGAGCCTTGGTGCAAGGCTGTATAGATAAAAAAGAGCTACAAATTTTGAAG GGGAATAATAAAGTAGGGGCGCAAACAGTGCCTAAggtcataatccataaacctgtgtcctttccttataaggataacaagaGGGTACCATGGAGTTATAACTGTCAAGTGATAATGCCGGAGAAAGAGGATATAGCAAGTGCTTCTAAGAAAGCTCAAGGTGAGGGTTACCATACACGAAGTGGGAAGCGATATGATGCACTAGGTGTTAGAGAGAAGCCCACAAACAGCGTTAGTATGGAGAGAAAGAAGGAGGCTAAATTGCCTATTAAGGAGCCAATAAAAGAAGAGGAGGCTAAGGAATTtttaaagttccttaagcatagtgaGTATAGCATGGTCGAGCAGTTGCGTAGGCAGCCGGCTCGTATATCAGTATTGGCTCTACTTTTGAGTTCTGAGGCGCATAGGGAGGCATTAATGAAGGTGCTCaatgaaacatatgtcacccacgacatatccgttaacaagctaGACCGGTTGGTGAATAACATAAGCGCGGATAACTTCATTTACTTTAATGATGACGAAATCCCACGGGGGGGCAGAGGGTCAACTAAGGCTTTGCATATTACTACTCGATGCAAGGGGTACACACTCCCAAGTGTGCTCATTGATAATGGATCGGCCTTGAATGTTCTACCATGGTCTACATTAAATAGATTACCCATTGACGactctcacatgaagacatgtcaaaatgtggtaagagcctttaaCGGTACAGAAAGGAAGGTGATGGGAAGAATTGACATCCCTTTGAAAATCGGGCCAAACATATACGAAGTAgacttcttggtgatggatatcaagccttcCTACAATTGCTTACTAGGCAGGCCTTGGATACACTCAGCAGGAGCGGTGCCCTC AAGGGAGGAAGTTTCCGGTGCCGAACATAGCAAGAGCTACGAGGATGACTCTACAAATGATGGCAGGAAAGGGAGTCTCACCAAAAAAGAG gattttgaagatgtccaggaCTGTGATGTGTCTTTAGATCTTTTGAGgatggtaaaacaggaggagaaacaaatcatgccacatgaaaaAGAGGCGATAGAGAATGTATCTCTAGAAGAAGGGAAAGAAGTGAAAATTGGCATGCATATTGTTGAAGACACAAGGCAGGGACTGATTGAGTTGCTacgagagttcaaggatatcttggCATGA